Proteins found in one Hypericibacter terrae genomic segment:
- a CDS encoding DMT family transporter, whose translation MPTSLLYVVTVAIWGTSWFAMRFQLGSVPELQSIAYRFLLASAILILWCLATRRRLRFGWRDHLFCAIQGTTLFWFNYFLFYLAASRIPSGLMAVCFSTIVMMNIAGGAIFFGTRAERRVWIGALLGMAGLGLVFLPEIVGIEFSRAHLEGLILSLVATFSASLGNMVSVRHKRASMPVVESNALGMGYGALLGLVAAGLFSSPYRFDWQPTFLLSLAYLAFFASVIGFGSYLTLVQRIGADRAAYASVLFPLLALLLSTLFEGYRWTLLAGLGILLVLAGNLLVLLRPKPVPAPVTVAPPTET comes from the coding sequence TTGCCAACGTCCCTCCTCTATGTCGTGACCGTGGCGATCTGGGGCACCTCCTGGTTCGCGATGCGCTTCCAGCTCGGGTCCGTGCCGGAGCTGCAGTCGATCGCCTATCGCTTCCTGCTCGCTTCCGCGATCCTGATCCTCTGGTGCCTCGCCACCCGGCGGCGCCTGCGCTTCGGCTGGCGCGACCATCTCTTCTGCGCGATCCAGGGCACTACCCTCTTCTGGTTCAACTACTTCCTGTTCTATCTGGCGGCGTCGCGGATCCCGAGCGGCCTGATGGCCGTCTGTTTCTCGACCATCGTGATGATGAACATCGCCGGTGGCGCCATCTTCTTCGGCACCCGCGCCGAGCGCCGGGTCTGGATCGGGGCGCTCCTCGGCATGGCGGGGCTGGGCCTGGTCTTCCTGCCCGAGATCGTCGGCATCGAGTTCTCGCGCGCCCATCTCGAGGGGCTGATCCTGTCGCTGGTGGCGACCTTCTCCGCCTCGCTCGGCAACATGGTCTCGGTCCGCCACAAGCGCGCTTCCATGCCGGTGGTCGAGAGCAATGCGCTGGGCATGGGCTATGGCGCGCTGCTGGGGCTGGTCGCCGCCGGGCTCTTCAGCAGTCCCTATCGCTTCGACTGGCAGCCCACCTTCTTGCTGTCGCTGGCCTATCTCGCCTTCTTCGCCTCGGTGATCGGGTTCGGCAGCTACCTGACCCTGGTCCAGCGCATCGGCGCCGACCGGGCGGCCTATGCCAGCGTGCTGTTCCCGCTCCTGGCGCTGCTGCTCTCGACCTTGTTCGAGGGCTACCGCTGGACGCTGCTGGCGGGGCTGGGCATCCTCCTGGTGCTTGCCGGCAACCTGCTGGTGCTGCTGCGCCCAAAGCCGGTGCCGGCGCCCGTGACGGTTGCACCGCCAACCGAAACTTAA
- a CDS encoding pyridoxal phosphate-dependent aminotransferase yields MSPDTATQAMLRPEIDALPDSQIVEVWKMGFEIPDVIGLWVGEGDIPTPQFICDAAAASFKAGHTFYTYKRGIPALREALARYHTRLSGKPVASDRITVTSAGMNAMMLIAEMLVSRGDNIVVVSPIWPNFERSIEIMGGTAREIALEPGNAGWRLDLDKLFAAVDSQTRAIYVATPGNPTGWLMEHDQMKAVLDFCKRRGLFVISDEVYHRFTYDRPVAPSFLDIATPDDPLFVVNSFSKSWAMTGWRVGWTVTPSRIGSALDRLVEYNTSGGVQALQEACVVALEQGEDFVKELVERCHKAHDLVVKRLNAMKGVHVVPAPAAFYVMLQVEGMGPSLPFAKRLVREARVGLAPGSAFGAGGEGHLRLCYASSHKRLTKAMDRLEAFFGKK; encoded by the coding sequence ATGTCTCCCGACACTGCCACCCAAGCCATGCTCCGCCCCGAGATCGATGCGCTGCCCGATTCCCAGATCGTCGAGGTCTGGAAGATGGGCTTCGAGATTCCCGATGTGATCGGGCTCTGGGTCGGCGAGGGCGACATCCCGACGCCGCAATTCATCTGCGACGCGGCCGCCGCTTCCTTCAAGGCCGGCCACACTTTCTACACCTACAAGCGCGGGATCCCGGCACTGCGCGAGGCGCTCGCCCGCTATCACACCCGCCTCAGCGGCAAGCCGGTCGCGTCGGACCGCATCACCGTCACCAGCGCCGGCATGAACGCGATGATGCTGATCGCCGAGATGCTGGTGAGCCGCGGCGACAACATCGTCGTGGTCTCGCCGATCTGGCCGAATTTCGAGCGCTCGATCGAGATCATGGGCGGAACCGCGCGCGAGATCGCGCTGGAGCCGGGCAATGCCGGCTGGCGCCTCGATCTCGACAAGCTCTTCGCCGCAGTCGATTCCCAAACACGCGCGATCTATGTCGCGACGCCGGGCAACCCGACCGGCTGGCTGATGGAGCATGACCAGATGAAGGCCGTGCTCGATTTCTGCAAGCGGCGCGGCCTGTTCGTGATCTCGGACGAGGTCTATCACCGCTTCACCTACGACCGGCCGGTGGCGCCCTCCTTCCTCGACATCGCCACGCCCGACGATCCGCTCTTCGTGGTGAACAGCTTCTCCAAGAGCTGGGCCATGACCGGCTGGCGCGTCGGCTGGACCGTGACGCCGTCCCGCATCGGCAGCGCGCTCGATCGCCTGGTCGAATACAACACCTCGGGCGGCGTGCAGGCGCTGCAGGAAGCCTGCGTCGTGGCGCTGGAGCAGGGCGAGGATTTCGTGAAGGAACTGGTCGAGCGCTGCCACAAGGCCCATGACCTGGTGGTGAAGCGCCTCAACGCGATGAAGGGCGTCCATGTCGTGCCGGCGCCCGCGGCCTTCTATGTGATGCTGCAGGTCGAAGGCATGGGCCCGTCGCTCCCCTTCGCCAAGCGCCTGGTGCGCGAGGCCCGCGTGGGGCTGGCACCGGGCAGCGCCTTCGGCGCCGGCGGCGAAGGCCATCTGCGGCTCTGCTATGCGTCCAGCCATAAGCGGCTGACGAAGGCGATGGATCGGCTGGAAGCGTTCTTCGGAAAGAAATAG
- the acnA gene encoding aconitate hydratase AcnA produces the protein MTSSLDSYKTRRSLTVGKRRYDYFSLAAAEKKLGDLKRLPFSLKVLLENLLRYEDGRTVTKDDVAAVAKWLKDKRSDREIAFRPARVLMQDFTGVPAVVDLAAMRDAMVKLGGDPKKINPLVPVDLVIDHSVIVDNFGNSSAFAANVKHEYQRNGERYQFLRWGQRGFDNFQVVPPGTGICHQVNLEYLAQVVWTRKDGKATVAFPDTLVGTDSHTTMVNGLAVLGWGVGGIEAEACMLGQPLSMVLPEVIGFRLTGKLKEGATATDLVLTVTQMLRKKGVVNKFVEFFGTGLDNMALADRATIANMAPEYGATCGFFPVDDETIRYLKATGRAKVAPLVEAYAKKQGLWRSAKTPDPVFTDTLELDLSTVESSLAGPKRPQDRVPLTQAASLFTGTMEKEFGRKDDGKRVGIEGGKYDVGHGDVVITAITSCTNTSNPSVMLGAGLIARNAVKHGLKVKPWVKTSLAPGSQVVTDYLKKAGLQDSLNKIGFNLVGYGCTTCIGNSGPLPEAVSKAVTDGDLVVASVLSGNRNFEGRVNPQTRANYLASPMLVVIYALAGSMKIDITKDPIGIGKGGKKVYLKDLWPTNEEIAKFVKKNVTPTAFKTRYADVFHGDKFWRGIKVKPSLTYGWDNNSTYVQNPPYFEGMTSTVKGFSDIKGAKVLALLGDSITTDHISPAGSIKKDSPAGKYLMENGVAVADFNQYGTRRGNHEVMMRGTFANIRIKNEMVPGVEGGVTKYIPTGETMPIYDAAMKYKAAGTPLVVVAGKEYGTGSSRDWAAKGTILLGVKAVITESFERIHRSNLVGMGVMPLLFKDGMTRKTLNLDGTETFDISGLAGGIRPRMDVPVTIRRANGKSEAITLTCGVFTLDEVEYFRNGGILHYVLRNLAKAG, from the coding sequence GTGACCTCGAGCCTCGACAGCTACAAGACCCGCCGCAGCCTCACCGTCGGCAAGCGCCGCTACGATTATTTCAGCCTGGCGGCCGCCGAGAAGAAGCTGGGCGACCTGAAGCGCCTGCCCTTCTCGCTCAAGGTGCTGCTCGAGAACCTGCTGCGTTACGAGGACGGCCGCACGGTCACCAAGGACGATGTGGCCGCGGTCGCGAAGTGGCTCAAGGACAAGCGCTCGGACCGCGAGATCGCGTTCCGGCCGGCGCGCGTGCTGATGCAGGATTTCACCGGCGTGCCGGCGGTGGTCGACCTCGCCGCCATGCGCGACGCGATGGTGAAGCTCGGCGGCGATCCGAAGAAGATCAACCCGCTGGTCCCGGTCGATCTCGTCATCGACCATTCGGTGATCGTCGATAATTTCGGCAACAGCTCGGCCTTCGCCGCCAATGTGAAGCATGAATATCAGCGCAATGGCGAGCGCTACCAGTTCCTGCGCTGGGGCCAGCGCGGCTTCGACAATTTCCAGGTGGTGCCGCCCGGCACCGGGATCTGCCACCAGGTCAATCTCGAATATCTGGCGCAGGTGGTCTGGACCCGCAAGGACGGCAAGGCGACGGTCGCCTTCCCCGACACGCTGGTCGGCACCGACAGCCACACCACGATGGTGAACGGCCTGGCCGTGCTCGGCTGGGGCGTGGGCGGCATCGAGGCCGAGGCCTGCATGCTGGGCCAGCCGCTCTCGATGGTGCTGCCCGAGGTGATCGGCTTCCGCCTGACCGGCAAGCTCAAGGAAGGGGCGACGGCGACCGACCTGGTGCTGACCGTCACGCAGATGCTGCGCAAGAAGGGGGTGGTCAACAAGTTCGTCGAGTTCTTCGGTACCGGCCTCGACAACATGGCGCTGGCCGATCGCGCCACCATCGCCAACATGGCGCCGGAATATGGCGCCACCTGCGGCTTCTTCCCGGTCGACGACGAGACCATCCGCTATCTCAAGGCCACGGGCCGCGCGAAGGTGGCGCCGCTGGTGGAGGCCTACGCGAAGAAGCAGGGGCTCTGGCGCTCGGCCAAGACCCCCGATCCGGTCTTCACCGACACGCTCGAGCTCGATCTCTCGACCGTCGAATCCTCGCTCGCCGGCCCGAAGCGCCCGCAGGACCGCGTGCCGCTGACCCAGGCCGCCTCGCTCTTCACCGGCACGATGGAGAAGGAATTCGGTCGCAAGGATGACGGCAAGCGCGTCGGCATCGAGGGCGGCAAATACGATGTCGGCCATGGCGACGTGGTCATCACCGCCATCACCTCCTGTACCAACACCTCGAACCCGTCGGTGATGCTGGGTGCCGGCCTCATCGCGCGCAACGCGGTCAAGCACGGCTTGAAGGTGAAGCCCTGGGTCAAGACCTCGCTGGCGCCGGGCTCGCAGGTTGTGACCGACTATCTGAAGAAGGCGGGGCTGCAGGATTCGCTCAACAAGATCGGCTTCAATCTCGTGGGCTATGGCTGCACCACCTGCATCGGCAATTCAGGCCCGCTGCCCGAGGCGGTGTCGAAGGCGGTCACGGACGGCGATCTGGTGGTGGCCTCGGTGCTGTCGGGCAACCGCAATTTCGAGGGCCGTGTCAATCCGCAGACCCGCGCGAACTATCTGGCGTCACCCATGCTGGTGGTGATCTATGCGCTCGCCGGCTCGATGAAGATCGACATCACCAAGGATCCGATCGGCATCGGCAAGGGCGGCAAGAAGGTCTATCTGAAGGATCTCTGGCCGACCAACGAGGAGATCGCGAAGTTCGTGAAGAAGAACGTGACGCCCACCGCCTTCAAGACGCGCTATGCCGACGTGTTCCATGGCGACAAGTTCTGGCGCGGCATCAAGGTCAAGCCGAGCCTGACCTATGGCTGGGACAACAACTCGACCTATGTGCAGAACCCGCCCTATTTCGAGGGCATGACCAGCACGGTCAAGGGTTTCTCCGACATCAAGGGCGCGAAGGTCCTGGCGCTCCTGGGCGATTCCATCACCACCGACCACATCTCGCCCGCGGGCTCGATCAAGAAGGACAGCCCCGCCGGGAAATACCTGATGGAGAACGGCGTCGCTGTCGCCGACTTCAACCAGTACGGCACGCGGCGCGGCAACCATGAGGTGATGATGCGCGGCACCTTCGCCAATATCCGCATCAAGAACGAGATGGTGCCGGGCGTCGAAGGCGGCGTGACGAAATACATCCCCACCGGCGAGACCATGCCGATCTATGACGCCGCGATGAAGTACAAAGCGGCGGGGACGCCGCTGGTCGTCGTGGCCGGCAAGGAATATGGCACCGGCTCCTCGCGCGACTGGGCGGCCAAGGGCACGATCCTGCTCGGCGTCAAGGCCGTCATCACCGAGAGCTTCGAGCGCATCCATCGCTCCAACCTCGTCGGCATGGGCGTGATGCCGCTCCTCTTCAAGGACGGCATGACGCGCAAGACGCTGAACCTCGACGGCACCGAGACCTTCGACATCTCGGGCCTCGCCGGCGGGATCCGCCCACGCATGGACGTGCCGGTCACGATCCGTCGCGCGAACGGAAAGAGCGAGGCGATCACGCTGACTTGCGGAGTCTTCACCCTCGACGAGGTGGAGTATTTCCGCAACGGCGGGATCCTGCATTACGTGCTGCGGAATCTCGCGAAGGCGGGGTGA
- the ccmA gene encoding heme ABC exporter ATP-binding protein CcmA — MSSTSSLTSPAEPTASALPIPALRVVDLACQRGDRLLFEDMGFMLMGGDLLLLTGPNGSGKSSLLRLLAGLNAPAAGSIFWQGRAIAEDAAAHRQRLRFLTHLDGVKPALTVLENLAFWAALMGGPTAAAQTALAAFDLERIADLPARFLSAGQRRRLALSRLVLKPAALWLLDEPSTSLDSEGSERLLAAIATHRAQGGLVILATHDRLALRPTQELRLANSGTLR, encoded by the coding sequence TTGTCCTCGACGTCTTCCCTGACCTCACCGGCCGAGCCCACCGCGTCGGCCCTGCCGATCCCGGCCTTGCGCGTCGTCGACCTGGCCTGTCAGCGCGGCGACCGGCTGCTGTTCGAGGACATGGGCTTCATGCTGATGGGCGGGGATCTTCTTCTGCTCACCGGTCCCAATGGCAGCGGGAAATCGAGCCTGCTGCGGCTCCTGGCCGGCCTCAACGCGCCGGCGGCGGGGAGCATTTTCTGGCAGGGCCGCGCCATCGCCGAGGACGCGGCCGCCCATCGCCAGCGGCTGCGATTCCTCACCCATCTCGACGGGGTCAAGCCGGCTCTGACGGTGCTGGAGAATCTCGCCTTCTGGGCGGCGCTGATGGGCGGGCCCACCGCCGCGGCACAAACGGCGCTCGCGGCCTTCGATCTGGAGCGGATCGCCGATCTGCCGGCCCGGTTTCTTTCGGCGGGCCAGCGCCGGCGCCTGGCCCTCTCGCGCCTCGTCCTGAAGCCGGCCGCCTTGTGGCTGCTCGACGAGCCCTCGACCAGCCTCGACAGCGAGGGCTCGGAGCGGCTGCTGGCGGCCATCGCGACCCATCGCGCGCAGGGCGGCCTCGTCATCCTCGCCACCCACGACCGCCTGGCGCTGCGGCCCACGCAGGAGCTTCGCCTCGCCAACAGCGGGACCCTGCGATGA
- the ccmB gene encoding heme exporter protein CcmB gives MRAFLAILSRDLRLILRHGSEAATAVAFFLLATLLFPFGLGPEPELLARIAAGILWVVALLASLIALDRLFAEDYQDGSLEQLALAPLPMPLVVLAKLAAHWLATGLPLVILAPILALMLRMDPAGLPALIGSLLLGTPCLSLIGAVGAALVLGARRGALLLPLLILPLYIPVLIFGTAAVDAALSGLSAAPHLQLLGAILLISLGVGPFAASAAAKQALS, from the coding sequence GTGCGCGCCTTCCTGGCGATCCTGTCGCGCGATCTGCGCCTCATCCTGCGCCATGGCTCGGAAGCCGCGACGGCGGTCGCCTTCTTCCTGCTGGCGACCTTGCTCTTCCCCTTCGGCCTGGGACCCGAGCCCGAGCTCCTGGCGCGCATCGCCGCCGGCATCCTCTGGGTCGTGGCCCTCTTGGCCTCGCTGATCGCACTCGATCGGCTGTTCGCCGAGGACTATCAGGATGGCAGCCTCGAGCAGCTGGCGCTGGCGCCCTTGCCGATGCCGCTGGTGGTACTGGCGAAGCTCGCCGCCCATTGGCTCGCGACCGGATTGCCGCTGGTGATCCTGGCGCCGATCCTCGCTCTCATGCTGCGGATGGATCCGGCGGGATTGCCGGCGCTGATCGGATCGCTGCTGCTGGGCACGCCCTGCCTCAGCCTCATCGGCGCCGTCGGTGCGGCCCTGGTGCTGGGCGCGCGGCGCGGCGCGCTGCTGCTGCCGTTGCTGATCCTGCCGCTCTATATCCCGGTGCTGATCTTCGGCACCGCCGCGGTCGACGCCGCCTTGTCGGGGCTGTCCGCAGCACCCCACCTCCAATTGCTCGGTGCGATCCTGTTGATCTCGCTCGGCGTGGGACCTTTCGCGGCCAGCGCGGCGGCGAAGCAGGCGTTGAGCTGA
- a CDS encoding heme ABC transporter permease, with amino-acid sequence MHRFASPARFQRLSRRLMPWLAGACLLLFPVGLLLAFLAPADYQQGLSVRIMYVHVPSAWMGLQVYALIAIASAVALIWRHPLADLFAKSASPIGAAFTAMALATGSLWGKPMWGTWWVWDARLTSMLILLFLYLGHMLLFGAFDDRVRGQRAAAVLALVGAINLPIIKFSVNWWNTLHQPASILRWGAPTIDPSMLWPLFVMAIAFNAYFGVTLLLGMRAELLEARLRALQYGRAA; translated from the coding sequence TTGCACCGCTTCGCCAGTCCCGCGCGTTTTCAGCGCCTGTCGCGCCGGCTCATGCCCTGGCTCGCCGGCGCCTGCCTGCTGCTGTTCCCGGTCGGGCTGCTGCTCGCGTTCCTGGCGCCGGCCGACTATCAGCAGGGCCTCTCGGTGCGCATCATGTATGTGCATGTGCCCTCTGCCTGGATGGGTCTGCAGGTCTATGCGCTGATCGCCATCGCGAGCGCGGTCGCGCTGATCTGGCGTCATCCGCTGGCCGATCTCTTCGCCAAGTCCGCCTCGCCGATCGGGGCCGCCTTCACCGCGATGGCCCTGGCGACCGGATCGCTCTGGGGCAAGCCGATGTGGGGCACCTGGTGGGTGTGGGATGCGCGCCTGACCTCGATGCTGATCCTGCTGTTCCTCTATCTCGGCCATATGCTGCTCTTCGGCGCCTTCGACGACCGGGTGCGCGGTCAGCGCGCGGCGGCGGTGCTGGCGCTGGTGGGCGCGATCAACCTGCCGATCATCAAATTCTCGGTGAACTGGTGGAACACGCTGCACCAGCCGGCCTCGATCCTGCGCTGGGGCGCTCCCACCATCGACCCCTCCATGCTCTGGCCGCTCTTCGTCATGGCGATCGCCTTCAATGCCTATTTCGGCGTGACTCTGCTCCTGGGCATGAGGGCCGAGCTGCTCGAGGCGCGGCTGCGGGCCCTGCAATATGGCCGCGCGGCCTGA
- the ccmD gene encoding heme exporter protein CcmD produces MSDGLDSFFDMGGYGAFVWPAYALVAALLVWLLVARIGRLKRRESELARLEQARDNERPPAKSAPISSAKERA; encoded by the coding sequence ATGAGCGACGGGTTGGACAGCTTCTTCGACATGGGCGGTTATGGCGCGTTCGTCTGGCCCGCCTATGCGCTGGTCGCTGCCTTGCTGGTCTGGCTCCTGGTCGCGCGCATCGGCCGGCTGAAGCGGCGCGAGAGCGAGCTCGCCCGGCTCGAGCAGGCCCGTGACAACGAGCGGCCGCCGGCGAAGTCCGCGCCGATTTCTTCCGCGAAAGAACGGGCATGA
- the ccmE gene encoding cytochrome c maturation protein CcmE codes for MTRKRQRLIVLLLALLLGGGATALVLSAFSDNLVFFYSPTDLKTKQVPVGRSLRIGGLVQEGSVTRDADGVTIHFVVTDLKNSVPVTFSGVLPDLFREGQGVVAEGTLAADGGFTARSVLAKHDEKYMPREVAEALKKSGEWRGDETTSGATP; via the coding sequence ATGACCCGCAAGCGCCAGCGCCTCATCGTGCTGCTGTTGGCGCTGCTGCTGGGCGGCGGCGCCACGGCGCTCGTGCTCAGCGCCTTCAGCGACAATCTCGTCTTCTTCTACAGTCCGACGGATCTCAAGACCAAGCAGGTCCCAGTCGGGCGCTCCTTGCGGATCGGCGGTCTCGTTCAGGAAGGCAGCGTCACGCGCGATGCGGACGGCGTCACGATTCATTTCGTCGTGACCGATCTCAAGAACAGCGTGCCCGTGACCTTCAGCGGCGTGCTGCCGGACCTGTTTCGGGAAGGCCAGGGCGTCGTCGCCGAGGGAACGCTGGCGGCCGATGGCGGGTTCACCGCGCGCTCGGTGCTGGCCAAGCATGACGAGAAATACATGCCGCGCGAGGTGGCCGAGGCCTTGAAGAAGTCCGGCGAATGGCGCGGCGATGAGACGACGAGCGGAGCCACGCCATGA
- a CDS encoding heme lyase CcmF/NrfE family subunit, producing the protein MIVELGHYALILAFLVALLQSTVPLVGAQRNNARWMAVAKPGALTLFALIAFAFASLMRAHILSDFSVRNVVENSHSLKPMLYKITGLWGNHEGSLLLWVLILAIYGASVALFGNRLPTRLKARALAVQAMIALGFLAFMLFTSDPFARVFPPPPDGNDLNPLLQDPGLAFHPPMLYLGYVGFSMAFSFAVAALIEGKVDAAWARWVRPWTLAAWIALTAGIGLGSWWAYYELGWGGWWYWDPVENASFMPWLLGTALLHSAIVVEKRDALKAWCILLAILTFALSLIGTFLVRSGVLTSVHAFAVDPARGIFILGLLVLYVGGALALFAWRAPVLKGGGLFQPVSREGALLLNNLLLATACATVFIGTLYPLFLDVTGGGAVSVGPPYYNATFVPVILPMLLLMGVGPLLAWKRGDLGGALTRLWVAGLAALAIAALTWWLHRGGPILALVGMAAGGWVAASVFVELATRIGLGRSGLGVSLRRLVQLPRGAIGMTVAHLGLAIAIFGITGAAAWKEEHVANLAVGQSLDLGAYEFRLDDARRIDGVNYWAYRGQFTVSKNGAPVAVLHPERRLYWVQRMPTTEAAIHSNGLADLYAVLGDPDGKGGWTVRIYREPLVPLIWGGVLVMVLGGFVSLSDRRYRVGAPAQRRAAVAAARA; encoded by the coding sequence ATGATCGTCGAGCTGGGCCATTACGCGCTGATCCTCGCCTTCCTGGTGGCGCTGCTGCAATCGACCGTTCCGCTGGTCGGCGCGCAGCGCAACAATGCGCGCTGGATGGCGGTGGCGAAGCCGGGCGCGCTCACGCTCTTCGCGCTGATCGCCTTTGCCTTCGCCAGCCTGATGCGCGCCCACATCCTGTCGGACTTCTCCGTCCGCAACGTGGTCGAGAACTCGCATTCGCTCAAACCGATGCTCTACAAGATCACCGGGCTCTGGGGTAACCACGAGGGCTCCCTGCTGCTCTGGGTGCTGATCCTCGCGATCTATGGCGCCTCTGTGGCGCTCTTCGGCAACCGCCTGCCGACGCGGCTCAAGGCCCGCGCGCTCGCCGTGCAGGCGATGATCGCGCTGGGCTTCCTCGCCTTCATGCTCTTCACCTCCGATCCCTTCGCGCGCGTCTTCCCGCCGCCGCCCGACGGCAACGATCTCAATCCGCTGCTGCAGGATCCGGGCTTGGCCTTCCATCCGCCGATGCTCTATCTGGGCTATGTCGGCTTCTCGATGGCCTTCTCCTTCGCCGTCGCCGCCCTCATTGAAGGCAAGGTCGACGCCGCCTGGGCGCGCTGGGTGCGGCCCTGGACGCTCGCCGCCTGGATCGCGCTCACCGCCGGCATCGGGCTGGGGAGCTGGTGGGCCTATTACGAGCTGGGCTGGGGCGGCTGGTGGTATTGGGACCCGGTCGAGAACGCCTCCTTCATGCCCTGGCTCCTGGGCACCGCGCTGCTGCATTCGGCGATCGTGGTCGAGAAGCGCGACGCACTCAAAGCCTGGTGCATCCTGCTCGCGATCCTCACCTTCGCCCTCAGCCTGATCGGCACCTTCCTGGTGCGCTCGGGCGTGCTGACCTCGGTCCATGCCTTCGCGGTCGATCCCGCGCGTGGCATCTTCATCTTAGGCCTGCTGGTGCTCTATGTCGGCGGCGCGCTCGCGCTCTTCGCCTGGCGCGCGCCGGTGCTGAAAGGCGGCGGGCTGTTCCAGCCGGTGAGCCGCGAGGGCGCGCTGCTGCTGAACAACCTCCTGCTGGCGACCGCCTGCGCCACGGTCTTCATCGGCACGCTCTATCCGCTGTTCCTCGACGTGACCGGCGGCGGCGCCGTCTCGGTCGGGCCGCCCTATTACAACGCGACCTTCGTGCCGGTGATCCTGCCGATGCTGCTGCTGATGGGGGTGGGCCCGCTCCTCGCCTGGAAGCGCGGCGATCTCGGCGGGGCGCTGACACGGCTCTGGGTCGCCGGGCTCGCGGCGCTCGCGATCGCGGCCCTCACCTGGTGGCTCCATCGCGGCGGCCCGATCCTGGCGTTGGTCGGCATGGCGGCCGGCGGCTGGGTCGCCGCCTCGGTCTTCGTCGAGCTTGCGACCCGCATCGGCCTCGGCCGCAGCGGGCTCGGCGTCTCGCTGCGCCGCCTGGTCCAGCTGCCGCGCGGGGCCATCGGCATGACGGTCGCGCATCTGGGCCTCGCCATCGCCATCTTCGGCATCACCGGTGCGGCCGCCTGGAAGGAAGAGCATGTCGCCAATCTCGCGGTCGGGCAGAGCCTCGATCTCGGCGCCTATGAGTTCCGCCTCGACGATGCGCGGCGCATCGACGGCGTGAATTACTGGGCCTATCGCGGCCAGTTCACCGTCAGCAAGAACGGCGCCCCGGTCGCGGTGCTGCATCCCGAGCGCCGGCTCTATTGGGTCCAGCGCATGCCGACGACCGAGGCCGCGATCCACAGCAACGGACTTGCCGATCTCTATGCCGTGCTGGGCGATCCCGACGGCAAGGGCGGCTGGACCGTGCGCATCTATCGCGAACCGCTGGTGCCGCTGATCTGGGGCGGCGTGCTGGTGATGGTGCTGGGCGGATTCGTATCGCTCTCCGACCGGCGCTACCGCGTCGGCGCGCCGGCACAGCGCCGCGCGGCGGTCGCCGCGGCACGCGCGTGA
- a CDS encoding DsbE family thiol:disulfide interchange protein: protein MTLPSRRILFLLPILLFAGVAAYFLLRLGEDRDPSQIPSALIDRPVPEFSLPGMTATDRGLTHADVMRTGNEGKVTIVNFFASWCLPCRAEHPLLSELAQHPNVALYGILYKDEPAAAADWLKELGNPYAAIGNDAKGRTGIDFGISGVPESFIVDRAGHIRYRQWGPLDQPTIDKTIMPLLDELTK, encoded by the coding sequence ATGACCCTCCCCTCGCGCCGGATTCTGTTCCTGCTGCCGATCCTGCTGTTTGCGGGCGTGGCCGCTTATTTCCTGCTGCGGCTGGGCGAAGACCGCGATCCGAGCCAGATCCCCTCCGCCCTGATCGACCGCCCCGTGCCGGAATTCTCCTTGCCCGGCATGACCGCGACGGATCGCGGCCTAACCCATGCCGACGTCATGCGCACCGGCAACGAGGGCAAGGTCACGATCGTGAATTTCTTCGCCAGCTGGTGCCTGCCCTGCCGCGCCGAACATCCGCTGCTGAGCGAGCTCGCCCAGCATCCGAACGTGGCGCTCTACGGCATCCTCTACAAGGATGAGCCCGCGGCCGCGGCCGACTGGCTCAAGGAGCTGGGCAATCCCTACGCCGCCATCGGCAACGATGCGAAGGGCCGCACGGGGATCGATTTCGGCATCTCGGGCGTGCCGGAAAGCTTCATCGTCGATCGCGCCGGCCATATCCGCTATCGGCAATGGGGTCCGCTGGATCAGCCGACCATCGACAAGACGATCATGCCGCTGCTCGACGAGCTGACGAAATGA
- a CDS encoding cytochrome c-type biogenesis protein: MRRRIFPLGCLAVLLLWAMIGLAQAVEPGEMLADPALEARARTISRDIRCLVCQNQSIDDSQADLAHDLRVLIRERLTAGDSDAQVRAFLVARYGDFVLLEPPLKPKTYLLWFGPAAIFLLALLAIALYFRRRRSEAAPAALTPEEQAHLRALLARDGEEAAPPGGSAP; the protein is encoded by the coding sequence ATGAGGCGGCGAATTTTTCCGCTCGGTTGTCTCGCCGTCCTCCTGCTGTGGGCGATGATCGGGCTGGCGCAGGCGGTCGAGCCCGGCGAGATGCTGGCCGACCCCGCGCTCGAGGCGCGCGCGCGGACCATCAGCCGCGACATCCGCTGCCTCGTCTGCCAGAACCAGTCGATCGACGATTCGCAAGCCGATCTGGCGCATGACCTGCGCGTGCTGATCCGCGAGCGGCTCACGGCCGGCGACAGCGACGCCCAGGTGCGCGCCTTCCTGGTGGCACGCTATGGCGACTTCGTCCTGCTGGAGCCGCCGCTCAAGCCCAAGACCTATCTGCTCTGGTTCGGTCCGGCCGCGATCTTCCTCCTGGCGCTGCTGGCGATCGCGCTCTATTTCCGCCGGCGCCGGTCTGAAGCGGCGCCGGCCGCCTTGACGCCTGAGGAGCAGGCGCATCTGCGGGCCCTCCTGGCGCGCGATGGCGAAGAGGCCGCGCCGCCGGGCGGGAGCGCGCCGTGA